From Pseudomonas putida, one genomic window encodes:
- the flgB gene encoding flagellar basal body rod protein FlgB, with protein MSISFDKALGIHEKALGFRAQRAEVLANNIANADTPNYKARDMDFSSVLAAESQKQQSGGRFAMDRTNSRHIEAEGLAMADDTLQYRTPTQPSIDQNTVDAQIEQSNYTENAIGFQASFTLLNSKFKGLVSALRGE; from the coding sequence ATGAGCATCAGTTTCGACAAGGCGCTTGGCATCCATGAAAAGGCACTGGGCTTCCGCGCTCAGCGCGCCGAAGTGCTGGCCAACAACATCGCCAACGCTGACACGCCCAATTACAAGGCGCGTGACATGGACTTCTCTTCGGTGCTCGCCGCCGAAAGCCAGAAGCAGCAGAGCGGTGGCCGCTTTGCCATGGACCGAACCAACAGCCGTCACATCGAGGCCGAAGGCCTGGCAATGGCTGACGACACGCTGCAGTACCGCACGCCGACGCAGCCGTCGATCGACCAGAACACCGTGGACGCCCAGATCGAGCAATCGAACTACACGGAAAACGCCATTGGCTTCCAGGCCAGCTTCACCCTGCTCAACAGTAAATTCAAAGGGCTGGTTTCTGCCCTGCGAGGAGAATGA